The genomic DNA GATGTGGACGGGCGAGGGGCCGCGCCTGACCCGTCACCGCGTCCCCTTCGCAGAGCGCTACAAGGTAGCCCCTGTCGTTCAGGTCTCGTTGTCGATGTGGGATATCGCGAGCGGTGCCAACGCCCGGGCGGACGTGACCGCCGAACAGATCGACCGCGACGGATTCGATATCGTGTTTCGGACGTGGGGCGACACCCGCGTGGCGC from Loktanella sp. M215 includes the following:
- a CDS encoding H-type lectin domain-containing protein, translated to MRKFGHHIVGIDQGDLVLFSDFEDGGEMWTGEGPRLTRHRVPFAERYKVAPVVQVSLSMWDIASGANARADVTAEQIDRDGFDIVFRTWGDTRVARVRVAWISIGAVSSDDTWDL